The following are encoded together in the Chaetodon auriga isolate fChaAug3 chromosome 4, fChaAug3.hap1, whole genome shotgun sequence genome:
- the LOC143319231 gene encoding LOW QUALITY PROTEIN: uncharacterized protein LOC143319231 (The sequence of the model RefSeq protein was modified relative to this genomic sequence to represent the inferred CDS: substituted 3 bases at 3 genomic stop codons), which produces MDNLITATTVSSGGRAERSSEAETVSILESKLTSRXSLSEGSAXRAASGGSSISVVITSSSSHAASSSXSSTTKGTGGISITPLGASPAASSGGGSSAAPGVSGEGFWAAGEGSFGMSSSFVSGGREGKGEGGLGTVSVSTVRKTSYSSGGSGEVKRGSSSAIAYSPVPKERKSTSTMAAARSQVFDESSSTNSSPEYIRKEYGSSITTSSSASRGRTQSRESEIRARLQSASPTASWTELDDVKRLLRGNPTTSTSSAQSPNNTLPVPRKASVETRTLSESSSADHYDSIWSGGVRSSYSYSHTNPNNLSTTSTLYQSGGVQKNQTLSSPSVNSGLSVCSTVPVYGVQNNLVTASPTILSPTGSSTHIVYGVQKNASSTGISTTTVRPSSPTHDEASGRDFKFVLIEKENVPVNRETERLVIAKDTGKHFMSAAPAGASATYSEDSLKREKQKLSSSTVEGGTDAKYSASKVATKDKATYAEIREDESGFGFCSCCRWWKWLLGLLLGLLLLLGLLFGLIALGEEVKRLKNRVDALEAITGTVSARSSRLSASSGINIIDPLDSSYIHRSPSGSTLTHYDNGINLGAAGPGGGAGQDSAALQRAVQQLLRAELRSDAVRETLTYSLKGERGDPGPKGDPGPLGQKGDSGFPGLPGPPGQMGHPGLDGPRGPKGSAGEPGQEGPPGQRGREGQMGPRGEAGQAGFGEKGSKGEPGPAGAVGPMGLQGASGEQGATGRPGAPGPKGFQGEAGAPGAKGDRGTPGLQGAKGDQGERGLRGLAGEPGQPGPQGPAGPKGSKGITGDTGSMGLPGVRGPAGLPGDVGLPGEPGLPGKIIAPIGSETVAIPGPPGPAGPPGPAGTPGLSGPIGPAGVPGQPGPKGEQGEKGEKGERGDQGQPGEPGISVTSSEKLSSVAGQPGPPGPPGPPGAPGPQGETKQGPPGRRGPPGQPGVGVPGPPGERGEPGSFVPTSGTFFAGPPGPPGPPGPQGSVGPRGIQGYQGEPGQPGLPGSPGEPGVGFPGQSGPRGPQGPPGPEGPPGPKGDAGISGVSIAGGSFSPGLPGSPVPPGPHSGSSEMGRYIAEYLRSGGIREYLAGPPGPPGPPGAPGSAGDGLVDSVANRVIAYIQNGGYDGTPGPPGPPGPPGSISVNDIISLLQREDVKRYISGPPGPPGPPGAPGHGSYRFSNQEVAERVLSLINERGMGGVPGPPGPPGPPGLPGNLLSTLAGPQGPPGPPGIPGPQGPPGPNYVSSDLNDNLQSVSLRGPPGLPGPPGPEGPPGRILGLISYADYANREMHKAEQGNIKADSSRGGMFGLPGPPGPPGPPGHKGEPGVPGTRDWYLDNGDYSSVAVKVTDYIKSHGLLRDLVRDSEHVVQGPPGPPGLPGMPGHSSWVGSRENVMDVVEYIKSRGVLHDIVRDYNSRVFQGPPGPPGPPGPPGYSRWFGSHGNTTDLLEYIRSHGLRDIERNHNERVVQGPPGPPGPPGPPGYSRVFGSHANITDLVEYMRTHGAIVGQPGRPGQKGDMGFPGPKGERGEQGFPGIEGRRGQKGDRGEFTLMTSRRRRRDTGVQEPSY; this is translated from the exons ATGGACAATCTAATTACAGCCACGACTGTCAGTTCTGGTGGAAGAGCTGAAAGAAGTAGCGAAG CAGAGACTGTTAGCATACTTGAAAGCAAACTCA cctctcggTGATCTTTGTCTGAAGGGTCAGCTTGAAGAGCTGCGTCAGGAGGCTCGAGCATCTCAGTTGTGatcacatccagcagctccCACGCAGCCAGCTCCAGTTGATCTAGCACCACCAAGGGCACCGGAGGCATCAGCATCACTCCTCTTGGAGCTTCTCCTGCTGCATCCTCAGGTGGAGGGAGCTCAGCAGCTCCAGGGGTCTCAGGGGAAGGCTTTTGGGCTGCTGGAGAGGGGTCCTTTGGCATGTCTTCTAGCTTTGTAAGTGGtggcagagaaggaaaaggggaaGGGGGTCTAGGTACCGTGTCAGTTTCAACTGTGAGGAAGACCAGCTACAGTTCCGGAGGATCTggggaggtgaagagaggaTCATCCTCAGCAATCGCTTATTCACCTGTTCctaaagagaggaagagcacgAGCACAATGGCTGCAGCCCGCTCACAGGTCTTTGATG AGAGTTCAAGCACAAACTCCTCTCCAGAGTATATCAGGAAGGAGTACG GCTCTTCGATTACAACTTCAAGCTCTGCAAGCAGAGGAAGAACTCAGAGCAGAG AGAGTGAAATCAGAGCCAGGCTTCAGAGTGCTTCTCCTACAGCAAGCT GGACGGAGCTGGATGACGTGAAGCGTCTGCTGAGAGGAAaccccaccaccagcaccagctcCGCTCAGTCCCCCAACAACACACTGCCTGTCCCCAGGAAGGCCAGCGTGGAAACTAGGACCTTGTCTGAGAGCTCCAGCGCAg ACCACTATGACAGCATTTGGTCTGGAGGTGTGAGGAGCAGCTACAGTTACAGTCACACCAACCCCAACAACCTGTCAACTACCTCCACCCTCTACCAGTCAG GAGGAGTTCAGAAGAACCAGACACTCAGCTCTCCTTCAGTGAACAGTGGACTATCTGTTTGCAGCACTG TTCCTGTGTATGGTGTTCAGAATAACCTGGTCACTGCCAGCCCCACCATCCTGTCGCCCACTGGCTCCAGCACTCATATAG TTTACGGTGTGCAAAAAAATGCATCTAGCACTGGAATTAGCACAACCACAG TGAGACCCAGCAGTCCCACTCATGATGAGGCCTCAGGCAGAGACTTTAAGTTTGTGCTGATAGAGAAAGAGAACGTTCCTGTTAACAGGGAGACAGAGCGGCTGGTCATAGCCAAAGATACGGGGAAGCACTTCATGTCTGCTGCACCTGCTGGTGCTTCTG CGACCTACTCTGAGGACTcactgaagagagagaagcagaaactATCATCCAGCACagtggagggagggacagaTGCTAAAT attcaGCCTCAAAAGTTGCCACCAAAGACAAAGCCACCTATGCAG AGATCCGTGAAGATGAATCAGGCTTTGGCTTCTGCTCCTGCTGCcgctggtggaagtggctgctcGGCCTGCTGCTcggcctgctcctcctccttggCCTCCTCTTTGGACTCATAGCTTTGG GTGAAGAAGTGAAACGCCTCAAGAACCGCGTTGATGCTCTTGAGGCCATCACTGGCACTGTGTCAGCAAGGTCCAGCCGCTTGTCGGCCTCCTCTGGCATCAACATCATCGACCCACTGGATTCATCATACATCCACAGGAGTCCGTCTGGGTCCACCCTGACCCACTATGACAATGGGATCAACCTGGGGGCTGCTGGGCCAGGAGGAGGCGCAGGACAGGACAGTGCTGCCCTTCAGAGAGctgttcagcagctgctcagggCTGAACTCCGCTCCGACGCTGTAAGAG aaACACTTACATACTCACtgaaaggggagagaggagatcCAGGGCCTAAAG GTGATCCAGGGCCACTCGGACAAAAAG GTGATAGTGGTTTTCCTGGCCTGCCAG GTCCTCCTGGGCAGATGGGTCACCCGGGATTGGATGGACCAAGGGGACCAAAAGGAAGTGCAG GTGAACCAGGTCAGGAGGGACCACCAGGCCAGAGGGGCCGGGAGGGACAGATGGGCCCCCGTGGTGAGGCTGGACAAGCAGGATTTGGAGAGAAAG GATCTAAAGGTGAGCCAGGTCCTGCTGGTGCTGTTGGGCCCATGGGGCTGCAag GTGCCAGTGGAGAGCAGGGTGCCACTGGAAGGCCTG gcGCTCCAGGTCCAAAGGGTTTCCAGGGTGAAGCAGGAGCTCCAGGAGCAAAAG gTGATCGAGGGACACCAGGGCTGCAGGGAGCCAAAGGAGACCAGGGAGAGAGGGGACTACGTGGACTTGCTG GTGAACCAGGACAACCTGGACCACAAGGCCCTGCTGGACCAAAGGGATCGAAGGGAATTACAG GTGACACAGGTTCAATGGGACTTCCTGGTGTGAGAGGAcctgctggacttcctggagATGTTGGTCTCCCAG GTGAACCAGGATTACCTGGTAAAATCATCGCTCCAA TTGGGTCCGAAACTGTGGCCATCCCTGGACCACCAGGTCCTGCTGGGCCTCCAGGTCCTGCTGGAACCCCTGGTCTGTCTGGACCGATTGGCCCTGCTGGTGTTCCAGGACAACCTG GTCCAAAGGGTgaacaaggagagaaaggagagaagggggagaggggagacCAAGGACAACCTGGTGAGCCTGGTATCAGTGTCACAAGTTCAGAAA AACTCTCCTCAGTGGCTGGACAGCCCGGCCCACCAGGACCTCCAGGGCCTCCTGGAGCACCTGGTCCTCAAG GTGAGACTAAGCAGGGTCCTCCAGGACGCAGAGGTCCTCCTGGACAGCCAG gTGTTGGTGTACCTGGACCtccaggagagagaggagagcctGGCAGCTTCGTGCCCACCTCAG GAACCTTTTTTGCTGGACCACCAGGACCTCCAGGACCACCAGGGCCACAGGGCTCAGTAG GTCCCCGAGGGATACAAGGGTACCAAG GTGAACCAGGTCAGCCAGGTCTTCCAGGGAGTCCAGGGGAACCAGGTGTTG GTTTCCCAGGTCAGTCTGGACCGAGAGGACCACAGGGTCCACCAGGCCCAGAGGGGCCACCAGGACCTAAGG GTGACGCAGGAATTTCTGGAGTATCCATTG CAGGTGGCTCATTCAGTCCTGGCCTCCCAGGCTCACCTGTTCCACCTGGACCTCACTCTGGATCATCTGAAATGGGCCGGTACATTGCAGAATATCTTCGGA GTGGTGGCATCAGGGAGTACCTGGCTGGacctcctggtcctcctggtcctccgGGGGCTCCAGGGTCTGCAGGGGACGGGTTGGTCGACAGTGTGGCCAACCGAGTTATAGCCTACATTCAGA ATGGAGGGTATGATGGGACTCCTGGacctcctggtcctccaggtCCACCGGGCTCCATCTCTgtcaatgacatcatcagtctATTACAAC GAGAGGATGTAAAGAGATACATCTCTGGTCCGCCTGGTCCACCCGGACCCCCTGGAGCTCCAGGCCACGGGAGCTACAGGTTCAGCAACCAGGAGGTGGCTGAACGTGTCCTCAGCCTCATAAATG AGAGGGGGATGGGTGGTGTCCCTGGACCCCCGGGACCTCCTGGGCCGCCTGGTCTTCCTGGAAATCTGTTGTCAA CACTTGCGGGCCCTCAGGGACCTCCTGGTCCCCCAGGTATCCCCGGTCCACAAGGTCCACCTGGCCCCAACTACGTCAGTTCAGACCTTAATGACAACCTGCAAA GTGTTTCTCTCAGAGGCCCACCAGGCCTCCCTGGTCCCCCTGGACCTGAGGGACCCCCTGGCCGAATCCTTGGACTAATTTCCTATGCTGATTATGCCAACAGAGAGATGCATAAAGCAGAACAAGGAAACATCAAGG CTGACAGTTCAAGAGGAGGTATGTTTGGACTTCCTGGTCCACCAGGTCCTCCTGGACCCCCAGGACACAAGGGAGAACCAGGTGTGCCTGGTACTAGAGACTGGTACCTGGATAATGGAGATTACTCCAGTGTGGCTGTCAAAGTAACTGATTACATCAAAT CCCATGGTCTTCTTCGTGATCTTGTGAGAGACTCTGAACATGTTGTTCAAGGACCTCCAGGACCTCCTGGACTTCCAGGAATGCCTGGACATAGCTCATGGGTTGGCTCTCGTGAAAACGTCATGGATGTGGTGGAatacataaaat CCCGTGGCGTGCTGCACGACATTGTGAGGGACTACAACAGTCGTGTCTTTCAAGGACCTCCAGGCCCGCCCGGCCCTCCAGGTCCTCCTGGATATAGCCGATGGTTTGGTTCCCATGGTAACACCACAGATCTGCTGGAATACATCAGAT CTCATGGTCTACGTGACATTGAACGAAACCACAATGAACGTGTCGTCCAAGGACCGCCAGGACCACCTGGCCCTCCAGGTCCCCCTGGATACAGCCGAGTGTTTGGTTCCCATGCAAACATCACCGATTTAGTGGAGTACATGAGAA CACATGGAGCCATTGTTGGACAGCCTGGAAGACCAGGACAGAAAGGGGACATGGGATTCCCAGGGccaaaaggagagagag GTGAACAAGGCTTTCCAGGCATTGAGGGACGCAGGGGACAAAAGGGTGACAGAG gaGAATTCACACTGATGACgtcaaggaggaggaggagggacactGGTGTTCAAGAGCCAAGTTACTGA
- the LOC143319416 gene encoding STE20-like serine/threonine-protein kinase, with the protein MSFFNFRKIFKLGSEKKKKQYEHVRRDENPEEIWDIIGELGDGAFGKVFKAQNKLTGILAAAKVIDTKTEEELEDYMVEIDILASCDHQNIVKLLDAFYYESKLWILIEFCAGGAVDAVMLELERPLTEPQIRVVCKQTLLALVYLHDNNIIHRDLKAGNILLTLDGDVKLADFGVSAKNTKTLQRRDSFIGTPYWMAPEVVMCETSKDRPYDYKADVWSLGVTLIELAQIEPPNHEMNPMRVLLKIAKSDPPTLMQPSRWSPEFSDFLRRCLDKHVDNRWSATQLLQHSFVSSVTDNRPLRELIAEAKAEVTEEIEEHKEEEEEEETEAHLGHKRAPSDVSVASSEDEKIPLSPSILESVPEKVEPILPVPTPTELPVANHLVNTSFVEEPAAPAAGEHTEEASNTPADDGEVEQKPEEEKLPEPGVDVASSDPEAEPEAPAKEMQQLEIAAEDEKELDTAEVPAITQASTEGTEVTEAPQEEKMTVVEESTAAAEEEEDRYKHLKVTLTLPEKDEVVPKEENGEKPTENEKINAEDEKKVPDKAKDDKERDSDSGSGSVADNSSVDLNLSISSFLSKTKEHGSVSIQDTRRQKKTLKKTRKFIVDGVEVSVTTSKIITDNDTKNEELRFLRRQELRELRLLQKEEQRAQQQLSNKLQQQKEQIYRRFEQETTSKKRQYDQEVENLERQQKQTIEKLEQEHTNRLRDEAKRIKAEQDKELSKYQNMLKNRKKEEQEFLQKQQQDLDSALKKIIQQHKHELATIERDCLNHKQQLLRAREAAMWELEERHLQEKHQLFKQQLKDQYFMQRHQLLKRHEKEMEQMQRYNQRLIEEMKNKQTQERARLPKIQRSEAKTRMAMFKKSLRITGAAITPEQEREKVKQFAAQEEKRQKNERLHQQQKHENQMRDLQLQCDANIRELQQLQNEKCHLLIEHETQKLKELDEEHSMELKEWREKLRPRKKALEEEFARKLQEQEVFFKMSGESECLNPSTQSRISKFYPIPSVHSTGF; encoded by the exons atgtcattttttaatttccgtaaaatatttaaattgggatctgagaagaagaagaaacagtaCGAACACGTCCGCAGAGATGAAAATCCAGAGGAAATATGGGACATAATCGGTGAATTGGGAGATGGAGCCTTTGGAAAAGTGTTCAAG GCTCAGAACAAACTGACGGGCATCCTAGCTGCAGCCAAAGTTAttgacacaaagacagaggaggagttggaggaCTACATGGTGGAGATCGACATCCTGGCCTCCTGCGACCACCAAAACATTGTCAAACTGCTCGATGCTTTCTATTATGAAAGCAAACTCTGG ATCCTCATTGAGTTCTGTGCAGGAGGGGCTGTGGATGCAGTCATGCTAG AACTGGAGAGACCACTGACAGAGCCTCAGATCAGGGTGGTATGTAAGCAGACCCTGCTGGCCCTCGTCTACCTCCATGACAACAACATCATCCACAGAGATCTGAAGGCTGGCAACATCCTCCTCACACTGGATGGTGACGTCAAGCTGG CTGACTTTGGTGTGTCtgccaaaaacaccaaaacGCTACAGAGGAGAGACTCTTTCATTGGAACACCCTACTG GATGGCTCCAGAGGTGGTGATGTGTGAGACGTCCAAGGACCGTCCATACGACTACAAGGCTGATGTCTGGTCCCTTGGGGTCACCTTGATTGAGCTGGCACAGATTGAGCCACCCAATCACGAGATGAACCCCATGAGAGTCCTGCTGAAAATAGCAAAATCCGATCCTCCTACCCTGATGCAACCATCACGCTG GTCCCCAGAATTCAGTGATTTCTTAAGGCGATGTCTGGACAAGCATGTGGACAACAGATGGAGTGCAACACAGCTGCTACAG CATTCATTTGTGTCCAGTGTGACAGACAACAGACCACTGAGGGAGCTAATAGCTGAGGCAAAGGCTGAGGTCACCGAAGAGATTGAAgagcacaaagaagaagaagaggaggaagagacagaggcacATCTG GGCCACAAACGCGCCCCCTCTGATGTCAGTGTTGCGAGCTCTGAGGATGAGAAgatccccctctctccctccatcttggAATCAGTCCCTGAGAAGGTTGAGCCAATTCTGCCCGTGCCCACTCCCACTGAGCTGCCTGTGGCCAACCATTTGGTGAACACCAGCTTTGTGGAGGAGCCTGCTGCCCCTGCAGCTGGggagcacacagaggaagcttCAAACACACCAGCTGACGATGGAGAGGTAGAACAGaaaccagaggaggaaaaactcCCAGAACCAGGAGTAGATGTTGCCTCCTCAGATCCAGAGGCTGAACCAGAGGCACCTGCTAAGGAAATGCAGCAGCTGGAGATTGCtgctgaagatgaaaaagaaCTGGACACAGCCGAGGTTCCAGCCATTAcgcaggccagcacagaggggACAGAGGTCACTGAGGCTCCTCAGGAGGAAAAGATGACCGTTGTGGAGGAatcaactgcagcagcagaggaggaagaggaccgGTATAAACATCTAAAGGTGACACTGACACTACCAGAGAAAGATGAAGTTGTGCCAAAAGAGGAGAATGGAGAGaaacccacagaaaatgaaaaaataaatgcagaagATGAGAAGAAAGTTCCAGACAAAGCTAAGgatgacaaagagagagattcAGACTCAGGGAGCGGCTCAGTCGCAGATAACAGCAGCGTAGACCTGAATCTGTCTATCTCAAGCTTTCTGTCCAAAACAAAAGAGCATGGATCTGTTTCTATACAG GACACCAGGCGGCAGAAGAAGACGTTGAAAAAGACTCGCAAATTCATTGTGGATGGAGTGGAAGTTAGTGTGACCACATCAAAGATCATCACTGACAATGATACCAAGAACGAGGAGTTGAGATTCCTGAG GCGCCAGGAGCTGAGGGAGCTACGTCTCctgcagaaggaggagcagagggctcaacagcagctcagcaacAAGCTGCAACAGCAAAAAGAACAGATCTACCGGCGCTTTGAACAGGAGACCACA agTAAGAAACGTCAGTATGACCAGGAGGTGGAGAACCTGGAGCGGCAGCAGAAGCAGACCATCgagaagctggagcaggagcaCACCAACAGGCTGAGGGACGAGGCCAAACGCATCAAAGCCGAGCAGGACAAAGAACTCTCCAAGTACCAGAACATGCTGAAAAACCGCAAGAAAGAG GAACAAGAGTTTctccagaagcagcagcaggatctGGACAGCGCTCTGAAGAAGATTATccagcaacacaaacatgagcTCGCCACTATCGAAAGAGACTGTCTCAACCACAAGCAGCAGCTTCTCCGAG CACGGGAGGCTGCCATGTGGGAGCTGGAAGAGCGCCATCTGCAGGAGAAACACCAGctgttcaaacagcagctcaaagaCCAGTACTTCATGCAGAGGcaccagctgctgaagagaCACGAGAAG GAGATGGAGCAGATGCAGCGCTACAATCAGCGTCTGATTGAGGAGATGAAGAACAAGCAGACACAGGAGAGAGCCAGACTGCCCAAGATTCAGCGCAGCGAGGCCAAGACCCGCATGGCCATGTTCAAGAAGAGCCTTCGCATCACCGGAGCTGCCATCACACctgagcaggagagggagaaagtcaAACAG TTTGCAGCCcaggaagagaagagacagaagaacgAGAGGCTGCatcaacagcagaaacatgaaaaccaGATGAGagacctgcagctgcagtgtgacgCCAACATCCGAgagcttcagcagctgcag AATGAGAAGTGCCACCTGCTGATTGAACATGAGACCCAGAAGCTGAAGGAGCTAGACGAGGAGCACAGCATGGAGCTGAAGGAGTGGAGGGAGAAACTACGACCCAGGAAGAAG gcCCTTGAGGAAGAGTTTGCCAGGAAGctgcaggaacaggaagtgttcTTCAAGATGAGCGGAGAGTCGGAGTGCCTTAACCCCTCCACCCAGAGCCGCATCTCCAAGTTCTACCCGATCCCCAGCGTCCACTCCACAGGTTTCTAG